One part of the Anopheles merus strain MAF chromosome 3L, AmerM5.1, whole genome shotgun sequence genome encodes these proteins:
- the LOC121598777 gene encoding uncharacterized protein LOC121598777 produces MSNRNRTGTLITLGALLTIVSGPALCESFQFPEFVAVEGDARAACGGWIINKVLRPHVLTTAACVQRGSRSVRQLLVRYGSAEVTGRTSSLAIDRMLTFGEDERLVVLSTFGRLRRNPPVSAPTDQRLNGTSLLCWQRTTDGALRKTLLKVAPDQRHTLKHLLDTLLCRDSETGEFHLEGALIMEHLIPVAMLTVRTRDESSICGTSVDILELSDLSSASGDARSMIDAPLVEPVPDNGFPLDQPNSPFGYIVYVIFVGYCILYTLMFFIYGLMRTNPSTDL; encoded by the exons ATGAGCAATCGGAACCGCACGGGAACGTTAATCACCCTCGGCGCGCTGCTTACTATCGTGAGCGGCCCGGCACTCTGTGAGTCGTTTCAGTTTCCCGAATTT GTTGCGGTCGAAGGTGACGCGCGAGCAGCATGCGGTGGTTGGATTATTAATAAGGTGCTTAGACCACATGTTTTGACGACCGCAGCCTGCGTGCAACGAGGCAGTCGAAGTGTGCGACAACTGCTGGTGCGATATGGCAGTGCGGAAGTAACAGGCCGTACCTCGAGTTTGGCCATCGACAGGATGCTGACCTTTGGGGAAGATGAACGGCTTGTGGTGCTCAGTACGTTCGGTCGGTTGCGAAGAAATCCACCAGTGTCCGCCCCAACCGACCAGCGGCTCAATGGTACTTCGCTGCTTTGCTGGCAGCGCACGACAGATGGTGCGCTGCGGAAAACCTTACTCAAGGTGGCACCGGATCAGAGGCACACATTAAAACATCTTCTCGATACCTTACTCTGTCGAGATTCGGAGACAGGCGAGTTCCACCTGGAGGGTGCGCTTATCATGGAACATCTCATACCAGTCGCTATGTTGACAGTGCGAACTCGCGATGAATCTTCCATCTGTGGCACTTCGGTGGACATATTGGAGCTGTCCGATCTAAGCTCGGCAAGCGGTGACGCACGGTCGATGATTGATGCGCCGTTGGTGGAGCCCGTTCCCGATAATGGTTTCCCACTGGACCAACCGAACTCACCGTTCGGATACATCGTGTACGTTATCTTCGTGGGCTACTGCATACTCTACACACTGATGTTCTTTATCTACGGTTTAATGCGCACGAACCCGAGTACGGATTTGTAG